Part of the Magnetococcales bacterium genome is shown below.
TAGCGCATGGGGGGCGCCGGTAAACCCGCAGATCAGCCGGGATCCTGGGTGGTGGGATTCGTCTTTGGAGTCTGGAAAACTTCGTCCAGGGTGTTGGCACGCAGGATCTGAAGACTCCATTTTTCCAGAGTGGTGCGCTCGGCCCGGTGGATCTTTCTTTGAGTTTCTTCGGGCAGCTCGCCAAATTTTTCCTTTAGTTGCAGAAGGAGGAGCGATGTCA
Proteins encoded:
- a CDS encoding DUF4351 domain-containing protein, which produces TSLLLLQLKEKFGELPEETQRKIHRAERTTLEKWSLQILRANTLDEVFQTPKTNPTTQDPG